Proteins co-encoded in one Streptomyces roseochromogenus subsp. oscitans DS 12.976 genomic window:
- a CDS encoding TetR/AcrR family transcriptional regulator, translating to MVRMSAEERRESVIRAAIEEFAQKGFYGTSTEAIATRVGVSQPYLFRLFAGKKAIFAAASLRCVEDTCQVLEEAAEALEGEEALHAMANAYVRLITEQPEKLQMQMQTYITVAAAEAEGGHEFGEAVRAAWMRLWDTVHLPLGADDGETTTFLAYGMLINTLAAMGFPPEHRVWQGMYPSARITGRLEK from the coding sequence ATGGTCAGGATGAGCGCAGAGGAGCGGCGCGAGAGCGTCATTCGTGCGGCGATCGAGGAGTTCGCGCAGAAGGGCTTCTATGGCACGTCCACGGAAGCGATCGCGACCCGCGTGGGCGTCTCGCAGCCGTACCTCTTCCGGCTCTTCGCGGGCAAGAAGGCGATCTTCGCCGCGGCGTCGCTGCGGTGCGTGGAGGACACCTGCCAGGTCCTCGAGGAGGCGGCCGAGGCCCTGGAGGGCGAGGAGGCCCTGCACGCCATGGCGAATGCCTATGTGCGGCTGATCACGGAGCAGCCCGAGAAGCTCCAGATGCAGATGCAGACGTACATCACGGTCGCGGCGGCCGAGGCGGAGGGTGGCCACGAGTTCGGTGAGGCCGTACGGGCCGCCTGGATGAGGCTCTGGGACACGGTTCACCTGCCGCTGGGAGCCGACGACGGCGAGACGACGACCTTCCTGGCGTACGGAATGCTCATCAACACCCTTGCTGCCATGGGGTTTCCGCCTGAACACCGGGTCTGGCAGGGAATGTACCCGTCGGCCCGGATCACCGGGCGGCTGGAGAAGTAG
- a CDS encoding MaoC family dehydratase N-terminal domain-containing protein, with protein sequence MALDQSFVGRTYPPTAPYEVGREKIREFAEAVGETNPVYTDPEAAKAFGHPDVIAPPTFVFSITFRAAGLVIEDPQLGLDYSRVVHGDQKFAYSRPVRAGDRLTVTSAIEGIKSLAGNDILDIRGEVHDEAGEHVVTAWTKLVARAAEEA encoded by the coding sequence ATGGCGCTCGACCAGTCCTTCGTAGGACGGACCTACCCGCCCACCGCGCCCTATGAGGTGGGCCGGGAGAAGATCCGTGAATTCGCCGAGGCGGTGGGCGAGACCAACCCGGTGTACACGGATCCCGAGGCCGCGAAGGCGTTCGGCCATCCTGATGTGATCGCCCCGCCGACCTTCGTGTTCTCGATCACTTTCCGGGCCGCGGGACTGGTCATCGAGGACCCTCAACTCGGCCTCGACTACAGCCGCGTGGTGCACGGCGACCAGAAGTTCGCCTACAGCCGCCCGGTGCGCGCCGGCGACCGGCTCACGGTCACCTCCGCCATCGAGGGGATCAAGTCCCTCGCGGGCAACGACATCCTGGACATCCGCGGTGAGGTGCACGACGAGGCGGGCGAGCATGTCGTGACCGCCTGGACCAAGCTCGTGGCCCGCGCGGCCGAGGAGGCGTGA
- the nusG gene encoding transcription termination/antitermination protein NusG: MSDPNLNDDAIESRGTAAEMVGDELDIVEGADEQDEFEAAEAEAGEPAEEAALNVENEDEAAEAEEAAEDEAEEPAAEAAEEEPAEPVDPVAALREELRTLPGEWYVIHTYAGYENRVKTNLEQRAVSLNVEDYIFQAEVPQEEVVQIKNGDRKTIKQNKLPGYVLVRMDLTNESWGVVRNTPGVTGFVGNAYDPYPLTLDEIVKMLAPEAEEKAAREAAEAEGKPAPQRKVEVQVLDFEVGDSVTVTDGPFATLQATINEINPDSKKVKGLVEIFGRETPVELSFDQIQKN, encoded by the coding sequence GTGTCTGACCCGAACCTGAACGACGACGCCATCGAGTCTCGCGGAACCGCTGCCGAGATGGTGGGCGACGAGCTCGACATCGTCGAGGGCGCGGACGAGCAGGACGAGTTCGAGGCTGCCGAGGCCGAGGCGGGGGAGCCGGCCGAAGAGGCTGCCCTGAACGTCGAGAACGAGGACGAGGCCGCCGAGGCCGAGGAGGCCGCCGAGGACGAGGCCGAAGAGCCTGCCGCCGAGGCTGCCGAGGAGGAGCCGGCCGAGCCCGTCGACCCCGTCGCGGCCCTGCGCGAGGAACTGCGCACTCTGCCCGGCGAGTGGTATGTCATCCACACCTACGCCGGTTACGAGAACCGCGTGAAGACCAACCTGGAGCAGCGCGCCGTCTCGCTGAACGTCGAGGACTACATCTTCCAGGCCGAGGTGCCGCAGGAAGAGGTCGTCCAGATCAAGAACGGCGACCGCAAGACGATCAAGCAGAACAAGCTGCCGGGTTACGTCCTGGTCCGCATGGACCTGACCAACGAGTCCTGGGGCGTCGTCCGCAACACCCCGGGTGTCACCGGCTTCGTCGGCAACGCCTACGACCCGTACCCGCTGACCCTGGACGAGATCGTCAAGATGCTCGCCCCGGAGGCCGAGGAGAAGGCCGCCCGCGAGGCCGCCGAGGCCGAGGGCAAGCCCGCCCCGCAGCGCAAGGTCGAGGTCCAGGTGCTGGACTTCGAGGTCGGCGACTCGGTCACCGTCACCGACGGCCCGTTCGCCACGCTGCAGGCGACCATCAACGAGATCAACCCCGACTCGAAGAAGGTCAAGGGCCTGGTGGAGATCTTCGGCCGCGAGACGCCGGTCGAGCTGTCCTTCGACCAGATCCAGAAGAACTGA
- a CDS encoding NAD(P)-dependent oxidoreductase: protein MNLTVFGATGGIGREIVRQALGAGHRVTAVVRDPARLDVTGDALEVFRADLTDPEELRAAVRGQDAVLSGLGARSRKDAGVTTRLTRTVLRAMEAEGVRRLLVVSAAPVGPAPEGDGPLDRAMRGVVSAVLKDVYTDLRGTEAELARSSTDWTSVRPPRLQNKPLTGRYRTVVGGFPRKGRFIARADVAHAMLAMIDDEGTVKQGVGVAY from the coding sequence ATGAACCTCACCGTTTTCGGCGCCACCGGCGGCATCGGCCGGGAGATCGTGCGTCAGGCGCTCGGCGCCGGGCACCGGGTGACCGCCGTGGTCCGCGATCCCGCGCGGCTCGACGTCACCGGGGACGCGCTGGAGGTGTTCCGCGCCGACCTGACCGACCCCGAGGAGCTGCGCGCCGCCGTCCGGGGCCAGGACGCGGTCCTCTCCGGCCTGGGCGCGCGCAGCCGCAAGGACGCCGGGGTCACCACCCGGCTGACCCGCACGGTCCTGCGCGCCATGGAGGCGGAGGGGGTACGCCGACTGCTCGTGGTCAGCGCCGCTCCCGTCGGTCCCGCTCCCGAGGGCGACGGCCCCCTGGACCGGGCCATGCGCGGCGTGGTGTCGGCCGTCCTGAAGGACGTCTACACCGACCTGCGCGGGACAGAGGCCGAGCTGGCCCGCAGCAGCACCGACTGGACGTCCGTACGGCCACCGCGCCTGCAGAACAAACCGCTCACCGGCCGCTACCGCACCGTCGTCGGCGGCTTCCCGCGCAAGGGCCGCTTCATCGCACGCGCGGATGTCGCGCACGCGATGCTGGCGATGATCGACGACGAGGGGACGGTGAAGCAGGGGGTGGGCGTGGCCTATTAG
- the rplK gene encoding 50S ribosomal protein L11, translated as MPPKKKKVTGLIKLQIQAGAANPAPPVGPALGQHGVNIMEFCKAYNAATESQRGWVIPVEITVYEDRSFTFVTKTPPAAKMILKAAGIEKGSGEPHKTKVAKITEAQVREIAQTKMPDLNANDLDAAAKIIAGTARSMGVTVEG; from the coding sequence ATGCCTCCCAAGAAGAAGAAGGTCACGGGGCTCATCAAGCTCCAGATCCAGGCCGGTGCCGCCAACCCGGCCCCGCCGGTCGGCCCCGCGCTGGGTCAGCACGGTGTCAACATCATGGAGTTCTGCAAGGCCTACAACGCCGCGACCGAGTCGCAGCGCGGCTGGGTCATCCCGGTGGAGATCACGGTCTACGAGGACCGCTCCTTCACCTTCGTCACCAAGACGCCGCCGGCCGCGAAGATGATCCTCAAGGCCGCGGGCATCGAGAAGGGCTCCGGCGAGCCGCACAAGACCAAGGTCGCCAAGATCACCGAGGCGCAGGTCCGCGAGATCGCCCAGACCAAGATGCCCGACCTCAACGCGAACGACCTGGACGCGGCCGCGAAGATCATCGCCGGCACCGCGCGCTCCATGGGCGTCACGGTCGAGGGCTGA
- a CDS encoding UDP-N-acetylmuramate dehydrogenase yields the protein MQVLHDAPLAPLTTFRLGGPATRLVTAVTDAEVIAAVREADDSGTPLLVIGGGSNLVIGDKGFDGTAVRIATRGVELRGTTLELAAGEVWTDAVARTVEAGLAGIECLAGIPGSAGATPIQNVGAYGQEVSATLTEVVAYDRRAGETVALTNEECAFSYRHSRFKADPERYVVLRVRFELEDAGGLSAPVKYAEAARALGVEPGDRVPLADARATVLKLRAGKGMVLDAEDHDTWSAGSFFTNPILTDEQFDAFHARVRERLGDGVEPPAYRAGEGRTKTSAAWLIDKAGFTKGYGSGPARISTKHTLALTNRGDATTEDLLALAREVVAGVREAFGVTLVNEPVTVGVSL from the coding sequence GTGCAGGTACTCCACGACGCCCCTCTTGCCCCGCTGACCACCTTCCGGCTGGGCGGTCCCGCGACGCGGCTGGTCACCGCGGTGACCGACGCCGAGGTGATCGCTGCCGTCCGTGAGGCCGACGACAGCGGGACGCCGCTGCTGGTCATCGGCGGCGGATCGAACCTGGTCATCGGCGACAAGGGCTTCGACGGCACCGCCGTACGCATCGCCACGCGCGGTGTCGAACTGCGGGGCACGACGCTGGAGCTGGCGGCCGGCGAGGTGTGGACGGACGCCGTCGCCCGCACGGTCGAGGCCGGGCTCGCCGGGATCGAGTGCCTGGCCGGCATCCCCGGGTCCGCGGGCGCCACCCCGATCCAGAACGTGGGTGCCTACGGCCAGGAGGTCTCCGCCACTCTCACCGAGGTCGTCGCCTACGACCGGCGCGCCGGCGAGACCGTCGCGCTGACGAACGAGGAGTGCGCCTTCTCGTACCGTCACAGCCGCTTCAAGGCGGACCCGGAGCGCTATGTCGTGCTGCGTGTCCGCTTCGAGCTGGAGGACGCGGGCGGGCTGTCCGCGCCCGTCAAGTACGCCGAGGCGGCCCGCGCGCTCGGCGTCGAGCCGGGCGACCGGGTGCCGCTGGCCGACGCCCGCGCGACCGTGCTGAAGCTGCGGGCCGGGAAAGGCATGGTCCTCGACGCCGAGGACCACGACACCTGGTCCGCCGGGTCCTTCTTCACCAACCCGATCCTCACCGACGAGCAGTTCGACGCGTTCCACGCGCGCGTGCGTGAGCGGCTGGGCGACGGCGTCGAGCCGCCCGCCTACCGGGCGGGGGAGGGCCGTACGAAGACCTCCGCGGCCTGGCTGATCGACAAGGCGGGCTTCACCAAGGGCTACGGCAGCGGGCCCGCCCGCATCTCCACCAAGCACACCCTCGCCCTCACCAACCGGGGCGACGCCACCACCGAGGACCTGCTGGCGCTGGCCCGCGAGGTGGTCGCCGGGGTCCGCGAGGCCTTCGGGGTCACCCTGGTCAACGAACCGGTGACCGTCGGCGTGAGCCTGTAG
- a CDS encoding adenosine deaminase gives MERVRDLAELPKAHLHLHFTGSMRPGTVLELADKYGVRLPEALTEALTSGEPPKLRATDERGWFRFQRLYDAARSCLREPEDIQRLVREAAEEDLKDGSGWLEIQVDPTSYAPRLGGLIPALEIILDAVDTASRETGLGMRALVAANRMKHPLDARTLARLAVRYADRGVVGFGLSNDERRGMARDFDRAFHIAREGGLLSAPHGGELTGPASVRDCLDDLHASRIGHGVRAAEDPRLLKRLADRGVTCEVCPASNVALGVYEKPEDVPLRTLFEAGVPMALGADDPLLFGSRLAAQYEIARHAHGFSDAELAELARQSVRASAAPEDVRARLLAGVDDWLARPAV, from the coding sequence ATGGAGCGTGTACGTGACCTCGCTGAGCTGCCGAAAGCCCATCTGCACCTGCACTTCACCGGTTCGATGCGGCCGGGGACCGTCCTGGAACTGGCCGACAAGTACGGCGTACGACTGCCCGAGGCCCTGACGGAAGCACTGACCAGCGGCGAACCGCCCAAGCTGCGGGCCACGGACGAACGGGGCTGGTTCCGTTTCCAGCGGCTGTACGACGCGGCGCGCTCCTGTCTGCGCGAACCGGAGGACATCCAGCGCCTGGTCCGGGAAGCCGCCGAGGAGGACCTGAAGGACGGCTCGGGCTGGCTGGAGATCCAGGTGGACCCGACGTCGTACGCGCCCCGGCTGGGCGGGCTGATCCCGGCGCTGGAGATCATCCTGGACGCGGTGGACACCGCCTCCCGGGAGACGGGTCTCGGCATGCGTGCGCTGGTCGCCGCCAACCGTATGAAGCACCCGCTGGACGCCCGCACACTGGCCCGCCTTGCGGTGCGGTACGCGGACCGGGGCGTGGTCGGTTTCGGGCTCTCCAACGACGAGCGGCGGGGCATGGCGCGGGACTTCGACCGGGCCTTCCACATCGCGCGCGAGGGCGGTCTGCTGTCGGCTCCGCACGGCGGCGAGCTGACCGGCCCGGCCTCGGTGCGCGACTGCCTGGACGACCTGCACGCCTCGCGGATCGGGCACGGGGTGCGCGCGGCGGAGGACCCGCGGCTGCTGAAGCGGCTGGCCGACCGGGGCGTGACCTGCGAGGTGTGCCCGGCGTCGAACGTGGCGCTCGGCGTGTACGAGAAGCCCGAGGACGTGCCGCTGCGGACCCTCTTCGAGGCCGGCGTCCCGATGGCCCTCGGCGCCGACGATCCGCTGCTGTTCGGCTCCCGGCTGGCGGCACAGTACGAGATCGCCCGGCACGCCCACGGCTTCTCGGACGCCGAACTCGCCGAACTGGCCCGCCAGTCGGTGCGGGCCTCGGCTGCCCCGGAGGACGTCAGGGCGCGCCTTCTGGCCGGCGTCGACGACTGGCTGGCGCGCCCGGCCGTCTGA
- the rpmG gene encoding 50S ribosomal protein L33 encodes MAATDVRPKITLACVECKERNYITKKNRRNNPDRLEMKKHCPRCNAHTAHRETR; translated from the coding sequence GTGGCTGCCACCGACGTCCGCCCGAAGATCACGCTGGCCTGCGTGGAGTGCAAGGAGCGGAACTACATCACCAAGAAGAACCGGCGTAACAACCCGGACCGTCTTGAGATGAAGAAGCACTGCCCGCGTTGCAACGCGCACACCGCGCACCGCGAGACGCGATAA
- a CDS encoding pyridoxal phosphate-dependent aminotransferase, translating into MSAATPPTERRVSARVGAISESATLAVDAKAKALKAAGRPVIGFGAGEPDFPTPDYIVEAAVEACKNPKYHRYTPAGGLPELKAAIAAKTLRDSGWEPDVSQILVTNGGKQAIYEAFAAVLDPGDEVIVPAPYWTTYPESIRLAGGVPVEVVADETTGYRVTVEQLEAARTEKTKVVLFVSPSNPTGAVYSEAETEAIGRWALEHGLWVLTDEIYEHLVYGDAAAVSLPALFPELRDKCIVVNGVAKTYAMTGWRVGWVIGPKDVVKAATNLQSHATSNVSNVAQVAALAAVSGDLEAVAKMREAFDRRRKTMVRMLNEIDGVLCPEPEGAFYAYPSVKALLGKEIRGKRPQDTVELAALILEEAEVAVVPGEAFGTPGYLRLSYALGDEDLVEGVSRMQKLLAEARD; encoded by the coding sequence ATGAGCGCTGCAACCCCTCCCACCGAGCGCCGGGTCTCCGCCCGAGTCGGCGCGATCTCCGAATCCGCCACCCTCGCCGTGGACGCCAAGGCCAAGGCCCTGAAGGCCGCCGGGCGTCCGGTGATCGGCTTCGGCGCCGGCGAGCCCGACTTCCCGACTCCGGACTACATCGTCGAGGCGGCCGTAGAGGCCTGCAAGAACCCCAAGTACCACCGCTACACCCCGGCCGGCGGCCTGCCCGAGCTGAAGGCCGCGATCGCCGCGAAGACGCTGCGTGACTCCGGCTGGGAGCCCGACGTCTCGCAGATCCTCGTCACCAACGGCGGCAAGCAGGCCATCTACGAGGCGTTCGCCGCCGTCCTCGACCCGGGCGACGAGGTCATCGTCCCGGCGCCGTACTGGACGACGTACCCGGAGTCGATCCGGCTCGCGGGCGGTGTCCCGGTGGAGGTGGTGGCCGACGAGACGACCGGCTACCGCGTCACGGTCGAGCAGCTGGAGGCGGCACGCACGGAGAAGACGAAGGTCGTGCTCTTCGTCTCCCCGTCCAACCCGACCGGCGCGGTCTACTCCGAGGCCGAGACCGAGGCGATCGGCCGCTGGGCCCTGGAGCACGGCCTGTGGGTGCTCACCGACGAGATCTACGAGCACCTGGTCTACGGCGACGCCGCCGCGGTGTCCCTGCCGGCGCTCTTCCCCGAGCTGCGCGACAAGTGCATCGTGGTCAACGGCGTGGCGAAGACGTACGCCATGACCGGCTGGCGCGTGGGCTGGGTCATCGGTCCGAAGGATGTCGTCAAGGCCGCCACCAACCTGCAGTCGCACGCCACCTCGAACGTCTCCAACGTGGCCCAGGTGGCCGCCCTGGCCGCCGTCTCCGGTGACCTTGAGGCCGTGGCGAAGATGCGCGAGGCCTTCGACCGCCGCCGCAAGACCATGGTGCGGATGCTCAACGAGATCGACGGCGTGCTCTGCCCGGAGCCCGAGGGCGCGTTCTACGCCTACCCGTCGGTCAAGGCCCTGCTCGGCAAGGAGATCCGCGGCAAGCGCCCGCAGGACACGGTCGAGCTGGCCGCGCTGATCCTGGAGGAGGCCGAGGTCGCGGTCGTCCCGGGCGAGGCCTTCGGCACGCCGGGCTATCTGCGGCTGTCGTACGCGCTCGGTGACGAGGACCTCGTCGAGGGCGTGAGCCGCATGCAGAAGCTGCTGGCGGAGGCGCGGGACTAG
- a CDS encoding DHA2 family efflux MFS transporter permease subunit has translation MAALDNLVVTTALPSIRKDLGGALDDLEWTVSAYTLTFAVLLMFGAALGDRFGRRRLFMAGLAVFTGASAAAAMAPGIGSLIAARAVQGVGAAVMMPLTLTLLTAAVPAAKRGTVYGIWGAVNGLAVASGPLIGGSLTEHVSWHWIFWLNVPLGLITLPLARLRLAESHGTGAPLDVPGTLLASGGLFGIVYGLVRGPADGWTDAVVLTALFAGAALLAGFVHHGIHNKNPMLPMRLFRSRAFSGINAASLLMFVGMFGSIFLLSQYMQGVLGYSPTEAGLRMLPWTGMPMLVAPVAGILSDRIGGRPVVAVGLLLQAVGLGYMAVVATADASYAAQLPALIVSGVGMALYFAPAANLVMSSVRPQEQGIASGANNALREVGGALGIAVMSSIFSAQGGYESAQSFVDGLRPALVTGSAVVALAAVAALVIPARRNTARLAAADGRTLATGSGASAEAPASETPATASSTAAPQATAVETAAVETAASEASAMETTAG, from the coding sequence ATGGCGGCCCTCGACAACCTCGTCGTCACCACGGCCCTGCCCTCCATCCGCAAGGATCTCGGCGGTGCGCTGGACGACCTCGAGTGGACCGTGAGCGCCTACACGCTCACCTTCGCCGTCCTGCTGATGTTCGGCGCCGCGCTCGGCGATCGCTTCGGGCGCCGCAGGCTCTTCATGGCCGGACTCGCCGTCTTCACCGGCGCCTCCGCCGCCGCGGCCATGGCGCCCGGCATCGGCTCCCTGATCGCCGCCCGCGCGGTCCAGGGCGTCGGCGCGGCCGTGATGATGCCGCTCACGCTCACCTTGCTGACCGCGGCCGTACCCGCCGCCAAACGCGGGACCGTGTACGGCATCTGGGGCGCCGTCAACGGGCTCGCTGTCGCCTCCGGACCGCTCATCGGCGGCAGCCTCACCGAGCACGTCTCCTGGCACTGGATCTTCTGGCTGAACGTTCCGCTCGGCCTGATCACGCTGCCGCTCGCCCGTCTGCGCCTCGCCGAGTCCCACGGCACCGGAGCCCCGCTCGACGTCCCCGGCACCCTGCTCGCCAGCGGCGGGCTCTTCGGGATCGTGTACGGCCTGGTCCGCGGGCCCGCCGACGGCTGGACCGACGCCGTGGTGCTCACCGCGCTGTTCGCGGGAGCCGCGCTGCTCGCGGGTTTCGTGCACCACGGCATCCACAACAAGAACCCCATGCTGCCCATGCGGCTGTTCCGGTCCCGCGCCTTTTCCGGGATCAATGCGGCCAGCCTGCTGATGTTCGTCGGCATGTTCGGCTCGATCTTCCTGCTCAGCCAGTACATGCAGGGCGTGCTCGGCTACTCGCCCACCGAGGCGGGTCTGAGGATGCTGCCCTGGACGGGCATGCCGATGCTCGTCGCGCCGGTGGCCGGGATCCTCTCCGACCGCATCGGCGGCCGGCCGGTCGTCGCCGTGGGCCTGTTGCTGCAGGCCGTCGGTCTCGGCTACATGGCCGTCGTGGCCACCGCGGACGCCTCCTACGCCGCCCAGCTGCCCGCCCTGATCGTCAGCGGGGTCGGCATGGCCCTGTACTTCGCGCCGGCCGCCAACCTGGTCATGTCCAGCGTCCGTCCGCAGGAGCAGGGCATCGCCTCCGGCGCCAACAACGCGCTGCGCGAGGTGGGCGGTGCGCTCGGTATCGCGGTGATGTCGTCGATCTTCTCCGCGCAGGGCGGGTACGAGAGCGCGCAGAGCTTCGTGGACGGCCTGCGGCCCGCCCTGGTCACCGGCTCGGCGGTGGTCGCCCTCGCCGCGGTCGCTGCCCTGGTGATCCCGGCCCGGCGGAACACCGCCAGGCTCGCCGCGGCGGACGGGCGGACACTCGCGACCGGCTCAGGAGCCTCTGCCGAGGCTCCCGCCTCGGAGACGCCCGCGACGGCCTCGTCGACCGCTGCTCCGCAGGCCACCGCCGTGGAGACCGCCGCCGTGGAGACCGCCGCCTCGGAGGCCAGTGCCATGGAGACCACTGCCGGCTGA
- a CDS encoding MaoC family dehydratase — translation MAAKIAYDDVEVGTELPAQTFPVTRATLVRYAGASGDFNPIHWNEKFAKEVGLPDVIAHGMFTMAEAIRVVTDWTGDPGAVVEYGVRFTKPVVVPNDDQGALIEVSGKVAAKLDDNAVRVDLTATSDGQKVLGMSRAVVRLA, via the coding sequence ATGGCGGCGAAGATCGCGTACGACGACGTCGAGGTCGGCACCGAACTGCCGGCGCAGACCTTCCCCGTGACCCGTGCCACGCTCGTGCGCTACGCGGGTGCCTCCGGGGACTTCAATCCGATCCACTGGAACGAGAAGTTCGCCAAGGAGGTGGGCCTGCCGGATGTCATCGCACACGGCATGTTCACCATGGCCGAGGCGATCCGTGTGGTCACCGACTGGACCGGGGACCCGGGCGCGGTCGTGGAGTACGGCGTCCGCTTCACCAAGCCCGTCGTCGTGCCGAACGACGACCAGGGCGCCCTGATCGAGGTCAGCGGCAAGGTCGCGGCCAAGCTCGACGACAACGCCGTACGCGTGGACCTGACGGCGACCAGCGACGGCCAGAAGGTGCTGGGCATGTCCCGGGCGGTCGTACGACTGGCCTGA
- a CDS encoding DUF3291 domain-containing protein, with protein sequence MPALPWIVPNTPPQHTEVHVFASRFETRTLWGALRFLVRTPAVWRQVGRAPGAHGASLKAQPLRKTFWTLSAWESADALKAFTRSGVHRPASRALAAQMRDAAFASWQTSSDQLPVSWEEAERRLA encoded by the coding sequence ATCCCGGCACTTCCCTGGATCGTGCCGAACACTCCGCCGCAGCACACCGAGGTGCACGTCTTCGCCTCGCGCTTCGAGACCCGCACCTTGTGGGGCGCGCTCCGCTTCCTCGTTCGAACGCCGGCCGTGTGGCGGCAGGTCGGCCGGGCACCCGGCGCCCACGGGGCCTCCCTCAAGGCACAGCCCTTGCGGAAGACCTTCTGGACACTGTCGGCCTGGGAGTCCGCCGACGCGCTGAAGGCCTTCACCCGCTCCGGTGTCCACCGGCCCGCCTCGCGTGCCCTGGCCGCCCAGATGCGCGACGCGGCGTTCGCCTCCTGGCAGACCTCCAGCGACCAGCTGCCCGTGAGCTGGGAGGAGGCGGAGCGGCGGCTTGCGTAG
- the secE gene encoding preprotein translocase subunit SecE translates to MTDAVGSIDTPDAQDEALESKKKARKGGKRAKKGPLKRLATFYRQIIAELRKVVWPTRNQLTSYTTVVIFFVAIMIALVTVIDYGLNHAAKYVFG, encoded by the coding sequence ATGACGGACGCCGTGGGCTCCATCGACACGCCTGATGCCCAGGACGAGGCGCTCGAGTCGAAGAAGAAGGCCCGCAAGGGTGGTAAGCGCGCCAAGAAGGGCCCGCTGAAGCGCCTTGCCACCTTCTACCGTCAGATCATCGCGGAGCTCCGCAAGGTCGTCTGGCCGACGCGCAACCAGCTGACGTCGTACACCACCGTGGTGATCTTCTTCGTCGCCATCATGATCGCGCTGGTGACCGTGATTGACTATGGGCTCAACCACGCGGCCAAGTACGTCTTCGGCTGA
- a CDS encoding TetR/AcrR family transcriptional regulator, translating into MEPKPARVRILDAAHELMLTVGLARATTKEIARAAGCSEAALYKYFDSKEELFVRVLRERLPRLTPLLNSLAAEPGQGTLEGNLTEIAREAALFYEQSFPIAASLYAETQLKQRHFDALRKLGAGPHRPIQDLDTYLRAEQALGRVHADADTLAAASLLLGACAQRAFAYDATDAGERPPLDAFAARLAKTLLGGISVAPGSA; encoded by the coding sequence ATGGAGCCGAAGCCGGCGCGTGTCCGCATCCTCGACGCCGCCCACGAGCTGATGCTCACGGTGGGACTCGCCCGCGCCACCACCAAGGAGATCGCCCGCGCGGCCGGCTGCTCCGAAGCGGCCCTCTACAAGTACTTCGACAGCAAGGAAGAGCTGTTCGTGCGCGTGCTCCGCGAGCGGCTGCCCCGGCTCACCCCGCTCCTCAACAGCCTCGCCGCCGAACCCGGACAGGGCACCCTGGAAGGCAACCTCACCGAGATCGCCCGCGAGGCCGCCCTCTTCTACGAGCAGAGCTTCCCGATCGCCGCCTCCCTGTACGCCGAGACCCAGCTCAAGCAGCGCCACTTCGACGCGCTGCGCAAGCTCGGCGCGGGCCCGCACCGGCCCATCCAGGACCTGGACACCTACCTCCGCGCCGAACAGGCCCTCGGCCGCGTCCACGCCGACGCCGACACCCTCGCGGCCGCCTCGCTGCTGCTGGGCGCCTGTGCGCAGCGCGCGTTCGCCTACGACGCGACCGACGCGGGGGAGCGGCCACCGCTCGACGCATTCGCCGCGCGGCTCGCGAAGACGCTGCTGGGCGGAATCTCCGTCGCACCGGGCTCCGCGTGA